DNA sequence from the Perca fluviatilis chromosome 4, GENO_Pfluv_1.0, whole genome shotgun sequence genome:
ACAAGCTCAAAATCTTATTGACCCTTATTTGAGCCCATGGGGAAGTGAAATAAAGAGGGGAAAGAGGATGGGGAGGAGGGAGCGCTAccttcagagagagaggagatgaagCAGCCACCCTGAACCCCAAAACAACTCCGCTGAGCCACGCCCAAGCCGTTTTTCTCCGAGTCCTCCCTAAAAACCACCTCCTGCAACACTGGAGAGACaagagtgtaaaaaaaatactataaacatatttttcttccACCTATTCACAGACAAAAACCAAGGTTCTAGCCACGGCTCATGAAACAAGCGCACACTTAGGCTCCCGCAGCCCATAAGCACCTTTGCCAAACACTCATCTCTTCTACATGCTGACTGTCTGTGGGCTAAATTCATCTGGCCTCGGCCTCCTGAACATGCTTCAAGGCTATTCACGCCTGTAAGCCAGCTGCATGCACACTTTCCTGTTACAATGGATGCGTTTACCGCAGAGTGTGTCTCTAAGGATTTACatgttagcttcattttcatgTAGTCCCAGTTTAACATGACAAACAGTATATTCATAATGtatacagtgttttttttctgtgtttctgagcgttattttgtgtgtttgcatacatGCCACTGAATTAATCAGACTTACCAGGATAGTGGTGTATGCCGTTGGTGAAGACAGCCTCTGCAGGAGGTTGCCCATTTGCCTGGGGGGGCGGCATGCCAGTAAAACCATTTACACTAATGGGGGAGGGTATGCTGGTCACTGTGGGGGCGCTGATGCCTGGAGGAGTACTGCCACCTGCAGCCACGGGTCAGACGGGTAAAGCGAGAAACAAACAGTAAGCATTCCACAGAATTTTTTATAAGACATTATGGAGAAGTTTTACTTTGTCTGGCCACCTAGTAACTCTTGGAAATATCAGATGGGTCGGTCCAGTGGGCCGGTGAAGACACTAAATGTCAGGGGCTAATTTCTTGTCACAGTATGGCCCTTACTGTGACACAACAGCCATTCGATCTGAATCTTAGacatattataaaataaaagttaataCTGTGTTGATGATATATTATGGGTACCAATTATGTATTTGTCTCAGATGATTGCATGTTGCCATGCCAGTGTGCTACATGTATAGATTCTGTGTAAAAATATATGCCCATTCAAATCCAGTGCACTTTGTTGCTGTATTTTTCCACTGCAATGCTACAGTAATGCCTTAAAGGAACatactgttttttattcattacaTATAACATTgctgttatttttttagattagatttaaTAATTTGTTATGCCTGAGATTTAGAAGTTATATATCTTTTAAGGGAGTGGGTAAAATGATTGGCATTATTATGGAGAAAACTAGCGAGCTGTGCTGAATGGATCATGACACCAAACCATCTGAGTAGTATTGTGAGGAAGCAGTTTGGATTCAACACCATAtatggataaatcttggataaATAAGGCTGTTTgcccactttgtaaaatgcAGTTACCTAACATTAGCACCGCAGTTGAACGGAATATAGTAGAGTTTGAGATTAGGCTCTGTTGGTTGCGTTCCAaaatcatttaaacaaatcactCCTTACTTTGGTAAGGCGGACGTATATACCTAAAAATCCAGCACGGCCCTTTAACCTTTGGTCTTTAACCACTATTACCTGACGTTGGGGTCAGCGGTGCTCCTGGGATGCCATTGATGGTGGCCATGTGCTGCATCTGGGCAGCAGCAAAGGCCGCCATTGGACTGAGGTAGCCTCCCTGGCCTACAGATGCCATCAATGCCGCCTGCTGCTGCACCTGCACAGTGGAGGATTTTAAGAAAAGGGTTGAGAATAATGcaagaaagaggagaaagttACTGaactaagaaagaaaaaaggaaggagCGGGGGTTTAAAAGGAAAGTGAGGAAAAACAGAGACTACCAGATAAAAACCAGGTAATGAATCccacaaaatgtatttttcttttctttcccaaacttaaaaaatacatttttcatctcGTCCTAGTGAAATACAGTATTCCTAATTGGAGGAAGCGCATAATTTTTTGCTAATTTCAGATGTGAGCTAGGATTAAGCACTCCATTTCGTTATTGTGGTTCATCGAATAAATAACTGTGGATAAAGAAGGCGTTTTGCGGGGCGTCTTGCCTGAGCGTAGGCTCCGTAGGCTCCAAACTGCAGGGCCATAGGGTTGAAGATGCCCATCTGACCAGCCATCTGCTGCATGCGGCGGATGGTGCGCTCCTTATCCGTGTCGGCGAACTTCACCACCAGACTGGATGAGGCACCCTGTGCACCaacccatccacccacccacacatacacacacaaacgcaacgCAGAACATAGTTAGTGTGTACCGATACACATGACATAAGCTTGTATCTGCACttgcacgcacaaacacacatcctcTCCTGACAAAGCAATGGTGTCAGAGCTGTAGTTGGCACCCATTGCCCTGAAATAGTCAGGATGGGTCATATGCAAAGGACAGATTCCCTCactgggattaataaagtatagcTTAACTTAACTTAAAGGGAATTAAACTTTATGTGACTCATCTTTCTACGTGACTCACCTCTCTCACATAAATCTACATGCTCACGCACACAGTTAGGATGTACTCACAGGCATTGTCTGGCTGCCGTGTAGTGCACTGATGGCTGCCTGAGCTTCAGCGTGAGAGGAGTATTTTACAAATGCACAgcctgaagagagagaaagacaggggagaaaaagagacagtaaatacaaaagagaaaagtttactAAAAAGTAATAGCAAAGCAAAGCATTGCGAATAACAAgacaaaaagtaaaatgtttccTGGTTTGTTTTCACCCAGGATAAGTTTACTGCAGCATTACAGGAACAAACATTTAGTAAACAAAGCCCTCTTTGCTGAGGAGGGCTACATTAGTGTGGATCGACGCTCAATAAGCTGGCTAAACATGCCACTCTGACACCATTAACAACTTTGGGATCCTCTGATAGGGCTTAAAATGCCACAACATTCTGGTGTCGCTTACTATTGACAAGCCCCGTTGATGAATTTGAACGATCAAGTTCCCAGTAATTATTGAGCTAAAGCCCACTTAGCCGAGTAAGCTGGCTGATGAGGCCTTGTTAATGGAGCTTCATGGAGGAATCAGAATGATCAAGCCCACTGTAATCATCAGGCTTAGTTATCATCGGGCCTCATTGATTGGCTGCTAAGCCCACTGATGAACTTCATGCATTGAACTTGTGTAGCACCCTGACAACATTTCGAAAGGACATTTTTTTCTGGCATGACATAAAGCCTGGTGGTTAATAAGGAGGTTGGcttggttttttttcttcatcagaGCCGTGTAGGTTGACTCATAAGGTTAATGGGGTTCATCTGTAAAGAGTTATTGGTTTATATCTCTCATCCCTGTGGGCAAAGCCTTCAAATGACATTTACTGTTGAAATTTCCAGATTCTACAGTATTCTTATGTAACCACTCCTCTGATGATTGTGGAATAGTCCGCTTTGACATCACTCAACACAGAGTGTTTAAGGAGAACTTTGCAAAGTCACCAACTTTGAAAGGCCAAATCATTTCTGTGCAGTAGTCTGTGAAAAAAGCCTGCTGGCTCAAAGTCATAAACAGCTATAAACTCACCTTTGCTGTTTCCGTCGGGACCTCTGAGGATGGTGCATTCCTCGATGCTGCCGAAGGACTCGAAAAGGCGCCGCACATCATCTTCTGACTGTTGCTTGTTGAGCATGCCCACAAAGAGCTTTCTGTCTTCTAAAAGAGAAAGGAATAGGTCACAATCAGAAGATCAGAGATGCCTTTTGATATTCTACATAAAGGCACGCTATGGTCCCTGAAAcagcagtgttttttactcATCCTTACTTGCATGcgaaaaaacattttgtgataCAACAGACTGTAGGCTATATGTTATCCAAGGTAACATATGTTATCCACCCATTTATTCGCACATCTTTAGATCTCAATTGGGTTCGAATGAAGCTATTGGCTCAAAGCTATTTGCTTAACCACGCATTCTTGATGAGTATGTTATTCTAAACAAAGGGTTCATGGTCATACGTAGGTGCTCAGCTCCATTTGGAAAAAATCAGCAATGCAATAACAAtagaataacatttaaaatgttcataACAAGTCCGTGACAGATGTCGATAATTATATTACACAAACAGCTTTATTGAATTAATTTGGAAACTGTTAACTTTAGTGACAAATTTCAGTGGCACTGATTTAGCAGTCCTCGCTCATGCCACATTCAATGGTACTTGCTGAACACTGTCTGTAATACAttgtgtattttaaattatgtagCAGGTTTTTTTCTTGGTTTACCTGGTTttacatttattcatattttcctACCGTGATTTCATTACAAATTTCTAGTGGAAGAACTCATGTTTAAGGCAAGAAAACCTTTTTTTGCGCAGTCTTTGTCCTGTGGGAACACGGCTGACAACGTGCCCTCAGCTCTCAGAGTCTGATGGTAACAGCACAATGCTCACTCGACTTGTGTCGCCTGcagtaaatgtgtgtttataaCTACTGGTATGTGACAAATCCTTTTGGGACAAACAAAATATTGTTACTGGCTAATATATAAAACAACCTGTTTGGCTTATAGTTGTAGAGTAGCTACAAAATGTAAGATAAGAGGCTGATATGATACTCCACTCTTCATGAGAGTACAGTGAGTGAATGTTATGGTTATCCAACTATTCCATTCCTTTTTCTGTAGCATCTTGCTCCCTACCATCTGAACTGTTTGTCTGTAACAATGTCATGCCAAAAACAAGCAGTGTGTTTCAGGCACCTCTATACTGTTGGAAACAACATGTCGTAGTAATACTGTGATATATCTGAAcatgagagaaaaataaaatactctCTGTGATTAAATTTAGATATTTGAATCCCTTGTAGATCAATAAAAACGGTAATGGTAAATTGGTCTTCCATTTTCCTTCTATCCTATTTTATGTTTACATAGTTGTGAATACATTAcgtaaagaaagagagacaacacCTGCACTCACCATCTTGGTAACTGATGTATTTGTCGAATATGTAACGATATCTAATGGACACTAACAATGGCTTGTGTGAAAATCCATGGGTCTGACTTATCAGGCTAATCAGCCAATTTTTGTACATCAAGTACTACATGCGAGGAATTGTGCCTGTTACAGGTATTAGCCAGACAGACGCGTTGGTGTGCCTGTCCTCAGGTCAGATCATGATTCAAATTTAATGGAAGTCTAAGTTAAGTTCCATAGCAAGTTTGTCCGGGGGGCTCTGTTTACATGTAACAAcacatttggttgtcattataTTAAATATGCATCGCATACAGGATGCTAGTGCCTGCTGCACAATAATGAGGCTGCAAGTTTAACTGTGAAACCAATtagatataaaaataaatataatctaACAGAAATAACAAGTAATATGCATAAGTCAAAGGTTATGTTGAATCCAGCAGACAATTACGTGAATGCGGGGTTGCATGGGAGGGTAACCTGCTGTTATTCAGGAAGCTATGCACACATGGCCACTGGAAAGCACTGATAAAGACTTTCGAAAATAAAATGCCTACTTTCTGCACAGGGATACATCAGATAAAACATTAGGGAAATGACTTGTTCATATTATCAAGTCACACAGCACCAATGTAACACATTTCTTGGTCTACATTATTTCTCATTACAAACTCATAGCAGCCAGTCTTTTGCACATAGCAGCTGctgtcttcttctttctttaagTTAATATTGGCATTTTTGGTGAACAGTCTCTGTGGACAAAAAGCTACACATAACCTCCCGAAACCCAAATCTTTCttctttcaattatttttttcaacaaactttTATGCTGTCAAAAAGAATTGCAGGATGAAATAATCAGATGAAATTGTACAATTATGGATTTTGATAAAATATAGTCAGACTGTGGTCCAGCATCAGTTCAAAATTCACCATGACAGCGTGACTGAGTCACTGAATGAGTGTTTGAGGAAAATTGTGAGGCAGACGGTGAAAGTGTGTTAGCACAAAACAGTAGCAGATGTGTCGGTGTGCCAGGCTGTCTGTTTTTACGTTGCACAGAGTATCGAAGCTTTGTGGAAATGGATGTATATGTTGGGAAATTAATGAGGCTCAGTGCAATTGCCTCTGAATTTGTTTAGCAAATTAACATGTGTCCAGGTGtggttatctgtgtgtgtgtgtgtgtgtgtgtgtgtgtgtgtgtgtgtgtgtgtgtgtgtgtgtgtgtgtgtgtgtgtgtgtgtgtgtgtgtgtgtgtgtgtgtgtgcatgcatgcatgtttaGGGTCTGTTCTCCACCGCCTGTGCCTGACAGGGTATCCTTGCAGAGTCAACAAGACTAATCTGTGTTCTGGCCTTGCACTGTacacacagaacagacacacacatcttgAAATGTTTGGTCCCTCaccttttacttgagtatttccattttatgctgctTTATACTACTACAGTGTCTAGTTGGGGGCTGCTCATGTTTCAGATGTCCATGGGTTGTTCCGCCATAGAGTGATTTTTCCATCTGAACTTCtcaggtgtttgttttttttaataacccAAATGCCCAAATGATCcattatttcataaaaataatcTGTATAGCagaatcttttttctttttttcttttctctttccttcccCTATTAATCATTATTCAACTCATTTACGTTGTGACATGAGGGGGGAGTGCCCCTTACCTGGGACTCATTGGACTAAACTACCTAACTTtgtatatgacatttttttttaaagtagcccCAACTCCACCAGCTACAACAATAAAATGCTACTTACACTGATGTATCATtattaacaatataataatgtaatatataataatacagtgTATTAGTCACAAGGGACATTTTCTGCAGAACGATAATTTTACTgctgatactttaagtacattttactgataatgcttattttacttttacaatCAGtatgacttttacttgtaatggcatattttcacagtgtgcTGGTACTAGTAAAGGATCTAAGTTCTTGTACCACCActgcaattaaaatgtaaaacccTGACAATACGATATAGCTTTGTATTCATACCCGAGAAAAAACATCCAAGGGATAGACAGTGTGCAGAATAGATGAGGAGAATAGAAGTGGGCTGaggacatacatacagagaaagATAGACCCAAATAATAGACAGAGGCATGGACGGCCTGCATTGCCCTGCACTTTGCTTCCTCGTGCTTGGTGCTCGCCTCTGTTCCCTCCTGCTCCATCAATCATACTCAGAGCACCAGCAAACTAAATAGAAGAGGATGTCGCACAatctctcttcctttccttAAAAGGTTGTTTCCCCCTTTACAGGCTAACACCTCTTTCTCAGTCCTTAAACTTCTCTCTGCTTATCAGCCTTCAACTCCTTGCATGCTCTATTTcctgttttttcccccatctTTTCGTCTTTCTTGTGACTGAAGAATCACTCTGGTGCCAATTATATTAACAACTGCGAAGTTTGAAAGACTCCAGCCAAAAACGGTCAAACTGCATCAATCTTCTCTTGTACAGTCCATTGATTGATGTCAGGAGCAGGTCACTACATGTCTAGACATAGAAAATGCGCTTTAAGCTGTCTTAGCTGTCAATACAGTAGCCTACGCCAGACACAAATGACCAGACTAGACATCCACTTTCATtcacacagctctgtcaatTGAAACT
Encoded proteins:
- the celf4 gene encoding CUGBP Elav-like family member 4 isoform X8, which produces MATLTNGQMDGTVHGVGVVSASTNGLVNGLSHSHSPVGCPATIPMKDHDAIKLFIGQIPRNLDEKDLRPLFEEFGKIYELTVLKDRFTGMHKGCAFLTYCARESALRAQNALHEQKTLPGMNRPIQVKPADSESRGEDRKLFVGMLNKQQSEDDVRRLFESFGSIEECTILRGPDGNSKGCAFVKYSSHAEAQAAISALHGSQTMPVWVGGWVGAQGASSSLVVKFADTDKERTIRRMQQMAGQMGIFNPMALQFGAYGAYAQVQQQAALMASVGQGGYLSPMAAFAAAQMQHMATINGIPGAPLTPTSGGSTPPGISAPTVTSIPSPISVNGFTGMPPPQANGQPPAEAVFTNGIHHYPVLQEVVFREDSEKNGLGVAQRSCFGVQGGCFISSLSEAQSPTAADPLQQAYTGVQQYAAAYPAAYGQISQAFPHPPPIIPQQQREGPEGCNLFIYHLPQEFGDGELMQMFLPFGFVSFDNPGSAQAAIQSMNGFQIGMKRLKVQLKRPKDANRPY